Proteins encoded by one window of Candidatus Zixiibacteriota bacterium:
- a CDS encoding putative sulfate exporter family transporter, whose protein sequence is MAETADGFRRSGISEDWLAVILGLFIFLLTLTKFLGGDVCGWVVTTKVWTSLAGALKPVSDNYAGLPGLGSLLCTYMFLLLVLGVGAWRLRANVKKFALGFTLVFFISYFCWIIGAWAHIAATPNQLNSFGISWSMNLTSEAGYIVALIVGLMVGNFTPGFAKLMSEAIRPELYIKTAIVILGGFLGITAAEQLGLATSVMFRGLCAIVEAYLIYWALVYFVARKYFKFSREWSVPLASGISICGVSAAIATGSAIKARPVVPIMVSSLVVIFAVVELVLLPFIAQRFLYNEPMVAGAWMGLAVKTDGAAVASGAIAESLILAKAAAEQGINYQSGWVMATTTTVKVFIDVFIAIWAFILAWIWSAKIEKTGGEKMRAGEIWRRFPKFILGYMATFAAVILIAVSASELIGPAKAAMGQANVFRGIFFVMTFFTIGVVSNFRKLWEEGIGKLALVYVICLFGFIIWIGLVISWLFFAGVKPPLA, encoded by the coding sequence GTGGCTGAAACGGCAGATGGTTTCCGCAGGTCCGGCATCTCGGAAGACTGGTTAGCGGTCATTCTGGGATTGTTCATATTCCTGCTGACACTGACGAAGTTTCTCGGGGGCGACGTGTGCGGTTGGGTGGTGACTACCAAAGTCTGGACCAGCCTGGCCGGCGCACTCAAACCGGTATCGGACAACTATGCCGGACTGCCCGGACTCGGGTCGCTTCTGTGCACTTACATGTTTCTTCTCCTGGTGCTGGGTGTCGGGGCGTGGCGGCTCCGGGCGAACGTGAAGAAGTTTGCCCTCGGCTTCACGCTGGTGTTCTTCATCAGTTATTTCTGCTGGATAATCGGCGCCTGGGCGCATATTGCCGCGACACCGAACCAGCTCAATTCGTTCGGCATCTCCTGGTCGATGAACCTCACCTCGGAGGCGGGCTACATAGTCGCCTTGATAGTTGGGCTGATGGTCGGCAACTTCACGCCCGGATTCGCAAAGCTGATGAGCGAGGCTATTCGCCCCGAGCTATACATCAAGACAGCCATAGTCATTCTGGGCGGTTTTCTCGGGATAACGGCGGCGGAGCAGCTCGGCCTGGCCACATCGGTGATGTTCCGCGGACTGTGCGCGATAGTCGAAGCGTATCTGATCTACTGGGCACTCGTGTATTTTGTCGCACGCAAGTATTTCAAGTTCAGCCGGGAGTGGTCTGTGCCGCTGGCCAGCGGGATATCGATCTGCGGGGTCTCAGCGGCGATAGCCACCGGCTCGGCGATCAAAGCGCGTCCGGTCGTGCCGATTATGGTTTCGTCGCTAGTGGTGATTTTCGCGGTTGTCGAGCTGGTGTTGCTGCCGTTTATCGCTCAGCGCTTTCTCTATAATGAACCGATGGTGGCCGGGGCATGGATGGGTTTGGCGGTCAAGACCGACGGCGCCGCGGTAGCCAGCGGGGCGATAGCCGAATCGCTCATTCTGGCCAAAGCGGCCGCGGAACAGGGGATCAATTATCAGTCGGGCTGGGTGATGGCGACGACCACAACTGTGAAGGTCTTTATCGACGTGTTTATCGCTATCTGGGCGTTTATCCTGGCCTGGATCTGGTCGGCTAAGATTGAGAAAACCGGCGGAGAGAAGATGCGCGCGGGCGAGATCTGGCGGCGCTTCCCGAAATTCATCCTCGGCTACATGGCGACCTTTGCGGCGGTGATCCTGATCGCCGTGTCAGCATCGGAGTTGATCGGACCGGCTAAGGCGGCGATGGGGCAGGCGAATGTGTTTCGGGGGATATTTTTCGTGATGACGTTCTTTACGATCGGTGTCGTCTCCAACTTCCGCAAGCTGTGGGAAGAGGGAATTGGCAAACTGGCGCTGGTCTACGTGATCTGCCTGTTCGGGTTCATTATCTGGATCGGTCTGGTGATCTCCTGGCTGTTCTTTGCGGGAGTCAAGCCGCCGCTAGCGTGA
- a CDS encoding S-adenosylmethionine decarboxylase — MKTKFHPGQAASNAVSRLVAYDELSQYDASDISGAWGLACSFDLYNCDPDTIRDAEKIRQFVYQLCDLIAMKRFGECQVVNFGEDERVAGFSMVQLIETSLISAHFANASNAVYLDVFSCKPYDPAVVEKFALEYFDGKRCIAHVNLRK, encoded by the coding sequence GTGAAGACGAAATTCCACCCCGGACAGGCCGCGAGCAACGCGGTATCGCGCCTCGTGGCCTATGACGAGCTCAGTCAGTATGACGCCAGCGATATCAGCGGCGCCTGGGGTCTGGCCTGCAGTTTTGACCTGTATAACTGCGACCCGGATACCATCAGGGACGCTGAGAAGATCCGCCAGTTCGTGTATCAGCTTTGTGATCTGATCGCGATGAAGCGCTTCGGTGAGTGTCAGGTGGTTAATTTCGGCGAGGACGAAAGGGTGGCCGGGTTCTCGATGGTCCAGTTGATCGAGACCTCGCTGATCTCGGCTCATTTCGCCAATGCCAGCAACGCTGTTTACCTCGATGTATTCAGCTGCAAGCCCTACGACCCGGCCGTGGTCGAAAAGTTCGCGCTCGAGTATTTCGACGGCAAGCGCTGCATCGCGCACGTGAATCTGAGGAAGTAA
- a CDS encoding fasciclin domain-containing protein has translation MKRLWYPTIALLTTAVAVVGFSMPDSRPLESIPVELEIADSSAARSDIMTTLSKISDLARLAEYLRITALYQLLSGEGTFTLFAPNNSVFAELNLSDGKEAARDSARLRQLLSRHIVRGRAIIFEQTGAMRVSGLAGEPLVIVTDGDEVKVGDAAVVEEGILCANGVIHVIDGVIGSGVGPQR, from the coding sequence GTGAAACGACTGTGGTACCCGACGATTGCTCTGCTGACAACGGCAGTGGCGGTTGTCGGTTTCTCTATGCCCGACAGTCGCCCGCTGGAGTCAATTCCGGTCGAGCTGGAGATCGCCGATTCGTCGGCTGCACGGAGCGACATCATGACTACGCTCTCAAAGATCAGCGACCTGGCCCGGCTGGCCGAGTACCTTCGGATTACAGCGCTCTATCAGCTCTTGAGCGGCGAGGGAACGTTTACCTTGTTTGCTCCCAACAACTCGGTGTTCGCGGAATTGAATCTGTCAGACGGAAAGGAGGCGGCGCGGGACAGCGCCAGATTACGGCAGCTCCTGTCGCGACATATTGTCCGGGGGCGCGCAATTATTTTCGAACAAACCGGCGCAATGAGAGTATCCGGGCTGGCGGGAGAACCGCTGGTGATTGTGACGGACGGTGATGAAGTGAAAGTAGGTGATGCCGCGGTGGTCGAGGAGGGAATCCTCTGCGCCAATGGTGTCATCCATGTGATCGACGGAGTAATCGGGTCGGGAGTCGGCCCTCAAAGATAG
- a CDS encoding TetR/AcrR family transcriptional regulator: MAIDSDKPAGTGRSQSRRERRFSKTRARLLDAARSVFSEKGLDLTTIDDITRRADLGRGTFYYHFGTKSKLVNEVMKTVIDELTAELVQKCQGHTELPEMLDAMIGAHVEFFSRRWQDFVLYFQGRADLTLEQGYEGIETPFLQYIRTVEELVDGTIEAPIPAATIRRLACAIVGFISGYYSFAVVTTDGDDVDRSFASLKQAFVAGLTRFIREAIPADKVN; encoded by the coding sequence GTGGCCATAGACTCAGATAAGCCCGCCGGAACCGGGCGAAGCCAGTCGCGTCGGGAACGGCGTTTTAGTAAAACTCGCGCCCGGCTGCTGGACGCGGCCCGTTCCGTTTTCTCGGAAAAAGGGCTGGATCTGACTACGATTGATGATATCACGCGCCGGGCCGACCTAGGGCGGGGCACGTTCTACTACCACTTCGGGACCAAGTCGAAACTGGTCAACGAGGTCATGAAGACGGTGATCGATGAGTTGACCGCCGAGCTGGTGCAGAAGTGCCAGGGTCACACCGAACTCCCGGAGATGCTCGACGCCATGATCGGCGCGCATGTCGAGTTTTTCAGTCGGCGCTGGCAGGATTTCGTGCTCTACTTCCAGGGTCGCGCCGATCTGACGCTGGAGCAGGGATACGAGGGTATCGAGACCCCGTTCCTGCAGTACATCAGGACGGTGGAGGAGCTGGTCGACGGGACAATAGAAGCCCCCATTCCGGCCGCTACCATTCGGCGTCTGGCTTGCGCCATTGTCGGGTTCATTTCCGGGTACTACTCGTTTGCGGTGGTCACGACCGACGGTGACGACGTGGATCGATCGTTCGCGTCGCTGAAGCAGGCATTCGTGGCGGGGCTGACTCGTTTCATTCGGGAAGCTATACCGGCAGATAAGGTGAATTAA
- the mscL gene encoding large conductance mechanosensitive channel protein MscL encodes MAKEFREFAVKGNVVDMAVGIIIGAAFGAIVRSLVDDVIMPPIGLLLGNVDFSNLFIVLKHGTTAGPFASLADAKAAGAVTLNYGMFINTVISFLIVAFAVFILVKNVNRMKREKEVAPAAPTTKECPHCFSTIHIKAVRCPNCTSSVAGA; translated from the coding sequence ATGGCCAAGGAGTTTCGCGAGTTTGCGGTCAAAGGCAACGTGGTCGACATGGCCGTTGGGATCATCATCGGCGCGGCGTTTGGCGCAATTGTCAGATCGCTCGTCGATGATGTCATCATGCCGCCGATCGGTCTGCTGCTGGGTAACGTGGACTTTTCCAACCTGTTCATCGTCCTTAAGCATGGCACGACAGCGGGCCCGTTCGCCAGTCTGGCCGACGCCAAGGCGGCGGGAGCAGTCACACTCAACTACGGCATGTTCATTAACACGGTGATCAGCTTTCTAATCGTCGCCTTCGCGGTGTTTATCCTCGTGAAAAACGTCAATCGCATGAAGCGCGAGAAAGAGGTGGCGCCGGCGGCGCCGACCACCAAGGAGTGCCCGCATTGCTTCTCGACAATTCACATCAAGGCGGTGCGCTGCCCGAACTGCACGTCGAGCGTGGCAGGAGCGTAG
- a CDS encoding RNA-binding protein — protein sequence MNIYVGNLSFNTTEEQLRQAFESFGEIKSVSIITDKFTGESRGFAFVEMPDKEAAAAAISGLNGQELNGRKLNINEARPRTDRGDRGGGRGGDRGGFRGGRGDYRGGGGRGRGQE from the coding sequence ATGAACATCTACGTGGGAAACCTGTCGTTCAACACGACAGAAGAGCAGTTACGTCAGGCCTTTGAGAGTTTCGGTGAGATCAAGAGCGTGAGCATCATCACCGACAAGTTCACGGGCGAGTCCCGTGGTTTTGCCTTTGTCGAGATGCCTGACAAGGAAGCGGCGGCGGCGGCGATCAGCGGCCTGAACGGTCAGGAGCTGAACGGTCGCAAGCTGAACATCAACGAGGCCCGTCCGCGGACCGATCGGGGCGACCGTGGCGGCGGCCGCGGCGGCGACCGGGGTGGTTTCCGTGGCGGTCGTGGCGATTATCGCGGCGGCGGCGGCCGGGGCCGTGGCCAGGAGTAA
- a CDS encoding glycosyltransferase family 87 protein — protein MSVRFRLILLISAVVHAGLLYLVLTRQLDFLFSDASHRMGPASDFFALYNAGKHWAVGDGVYGHGPGFGFRHHPIMAMSVFAWLSALKPYTAYYVWVALTELTLLVAAILLRKLIADDLHFTVTIAIAVFFSPLYLEIFMGNASALAGCLLLFAYFLYVRSRSTAAFLAFVASCLIKPVGIILLPVIALKGHFKPALLAVVILIGLCVPYFIQHGADLDNLILLDATDHKSTAGFLVHAGNQGLCALLMRIGAALGDTPLASLKSVNQLPQWYAPLVYAWPVLLGGLVLWVTWLHRRSLGIEMMVFLSISAYLLGYKDVWEHSYSILIGALPLVYLSGKIDRRILLAGTLLLALPTGLAFYDVHIDSPGIHDPDWYWNGGTSIVHHATKPLGMLFLFASAMFKLRWNRPSSTGEA, from the coding sequence GTGAGCGTCAGATTCAGACTGATTCTGTTGATTTCGGCAGTGGTTCATGCCGGGCTCCTGTATCTAGTCCTGACCCGTCAGTTGGATTTTCTCTTCAGCGACGCCTCGCACCGCATGGGACCGGCCTCTGATTTTTTTGCCTTGTACAATGCCGGGAAGCACTGGGCTGTCGGGGACGGTGTCTACGGGCACGGCCCCGGATTCGGGTTCAGACACCATCCCATCATGGCGATGTCGGTTTTCGCCTGGCTGTCGGCACTCAAACCATACACGGCATATTACGTTTGGGTAGCGCTAACGGAGCTTACGCTGCTTGTTGCGGCGATACTGCTGAGAAAGCTGATTGCAGACGATCTCCACTTCACCGTGACGATTGCCATCGCAGTCTTCTTCTCGCCGTTGTATCTCGAAATCTTCATGGGGAATGCCTCAGCCTTGGCGGGCTGTCTTTTGCTCTTTGCTTACTTCCTCTATGTGAGAAGCCGGTCCACCGCAGCCTTCCTCGCTTTTGTGGCGAGCTGTCTGATAAAGCCAGTCGGGATCATCCTGCTTCCCGTGATTGCCCTCAAAGGACACTTCAAACCGGCGCTGCTCGCGGTCGTGATTCTGATTGGCCTGTGTGTGCCGTATTTCATTCAACATGGCGCGGATCTCGACAATCTCATATTGCTCGACGCAACTGACCACAAATCAACCGCCGGATTCCTGGTGCATGCGGGCAACCAGGGGCTTTGCGCGCTCTTGATGAGAATCGGGGCAGCCTTGGGAGACACACCACTGGCATCACTGAAGTCGGTAAACCAGTTGCCCCAATGGTACGCGCCGTTGGTATACGCCTGGCCGGTTTTGCTCGGGGGGCTGGTACTCTGGGTAACATGGCTGCACCGCCGAAGCCTTGGTATAGAGATGATGGTGTTTTTATCAATATCCGCGTACCTGCTTGGCTATAAAGATGTCTGGGAGCACAGCTACTCAATCCTGATTGGCGCTCTCCCCTTAGTCTATCTCTCCGGCAAAATCGACAGACGAATCCTGCTCGCCGGTACACTCCTCCTGGCTCTGCCTACCGGCCTGGCGTTTTATGACGTGCACATCGACAGTCCTGGTATCCACGATCCGGACTGGTACTGGAACGGGGGGACGTCGATAGTCCATCATGCTACCAAACCCCTCGGCATGCTCTTTCTGTTCGCCAGTGCCATGTTCAAACTGCGTTGGAACCGCCCCTCAAGTACCGGGGAAGCTTGA